DNA from Drosophila gunungcola strain Sukarami chromosome 3L unlocalized genomic scaffold, Dgunungcola_SK_2 000002F, whole genome shotgun sequence:
AGTCACTGGCCtagatttgaaaaaaatattgtctCCAAGGGAATAAGAAAATGGTTCAAAAGGTGTCAATTATTCTTAAGTAATTCCTAATTGACTATGCATAGggcaaattattaaaattaaaaaacagagaCGTCTTTCTAATAAGCCTTATGTGGTTAATGATGAGTTCTAATACAAgactaataaaattgttatgtttgtatacaaatttatattgaattttatttaaaagtataatgttatttttatatcacaAAATATTGCCCTGAGGTGCTTTTCGAAACAATATTCTTAATGTGTAGATAAGAGTATAGAATATTCCTAAATTTCCTTAATAAAGCAGTAACATGTGATGTGAAAGTCTTGATTTTCTTGTTTGTCTATTCAAGTTATCACGTtcttaaaattacttaatatGATcctcaattaaattaatgactTCCGCGTTAGACCATAGACTATAGCCTATAGCTTGCCGATTTCCTGGAGATACTTTCGCTTGCGTTTCTGCTGCTTTTCGAGCTGCCGCCGCATATTGGTCTGCAACCTGTCGCGGTACTCGCGTTCCCGGTCCAGGGCATTCATCTGCTGGGAACTGGCCTCCGCGTCGAACTCGAGGTCAAAGGCCGTCTCCCACTGACGACGCTGCTGCAGCTGGATGAGCTCATTCGTCAGCTGCAACTTGGTGCTGCAGATGCGCATCAGCCGCCGTTTGGGGCGCCCCAACTCC
Protein-coding regions in this window:
- the LOC128257292 gene encoding uncharacterized protein LOC128257292; protein product: MQDYSSSGNSQRIEKSVSYALYLHRRELGRPKRRLMRICSTKLQLTNELIQLQQRRQWETAFDLEFDAEASSQQMNALDREREYRDRLQTNMRRQLEKQQKRKRKYLQEIGKL